In the Geoalkalibacter sp. genome, AACTTCGGACCCACCCGCGTTTCCTTTGCCGACAGCTATCTCAATGACGCATGGAAGAAAAAAGCCAAGGACAATCGCTGGCCCCTGACGGAGGTCAAATCGGAGAACAGCATCAACCGCATCAACGGTACAGCGCAGAATCCCCGGTTTATTGAACGGGTTCCCGAAGGCACCGAATTTGATTTTTCCATCAGCTTCAAGGTGCTGTTCGAGGGTGAGGACAAGCTCTTTGAAGACTTGCTTTTCAAAGGCCTTAAGCTTGTTGAACTCGATGCCCTGGGCGGCAGTGGCAGCCGCGGCTACGGCCGTGTCGCCTTTCAATTCGCCGAGCAGGAAATCCAGGCCCGGTTTGCCGCCTGCAACCCGTTCTAGGGGAGCTGCCCGTGAAAACCCTGTGCATGACTATCGAGCCATTGTCCGCCTTCGGCACGCCGCTCAAGGGAGATACCTTGTTTGGACAGTTTTGTTGGCAGGCGGCCTATGACGAAACGTTGCTGAGCGTGCCTTTTTCCGAGGCCTTGGCGATGTATGCCACGCGACCCTTCGCGGTATTTTCCTCCGCATTCCCGGCCCTGCCCGAGGGCGGAATCGCGCTGCCGCGCCCCCAGTCCCCCCTTGAACTGCTTTTCGACTTGAGCGATCTGGGTCGCGACGAACGCATCGGAGAACGAAAAAAGCTCAAGAAGAAAAAATGGTTGCTCTGCCACCGAGACAGGTCCTTGCCCAACCTGCGCGCCGCGCGTTACCTGAGCGATGAGGAGTTTGCCGAAGCGGCAGGTCTAGATACCCAGGGCGCGCCGATCAGCGAGTTCCTGCACAGCCACAACAGCATCAACCGTCTGAGCGGTACCACCGGTGAAGGGTTCGCTCCCTATGCCACGCGGGTTGACGTCCATGCCCCAGGCCTCAAGCTTGCGCTCTTCGTCGGTCACGATCCGACCGTATTGAGCCAAGATGCTCTGGTGCGGGGCCTGGAGCGCATCGGCGCGCTGGGCTTCGGCCGTGATGCTTCAACGGGACTGGGGCGCTTTCGCGTCTGCGACTGCCGCCCGGCGGAGCTTGCTCGGCTCGGCGCCGCCCAACCCAACGCCCTGTATACCCTGGCGCCCTGCGTACCCGACATGGCGCTGTACCTTGATGCACTCTTTACCCCTTTTACCCGTTTCGGGCGACATGGCGACCACCTGGCCACCAGCGGCAAACCCTTCAAGAATCCGGTCATCATGGCGGATGAAGGAGCGCTGTTTTTTCCCAAAGACCTCGCCGCGGCCCTTGAATACCCCTACCTCGGCAAAGCTCTCGGCGGGCTCTCCAAAATTCAGGAAGGCACCGTCGGGCAAGGATACGCCCTCTATCTTCCCGTCGGCTTGGAGGTGGCACAATGAGCAGCCATGCCCAGAAGAGTTTCAAGGTGCGCCTGCATGCGCTCTCTCCCCTGCATATCGGCTGCGACGACGCCTACGAACCCACAGGCTTTGTGGTGGACCGCGCCGGCAAGCAGCTCATTGCCTTTGATCCCATCGATTTCGTGCAAAGTCTTGACAGCGCGGACCGGCGAACCTTCCTCAACATCTGCGAGAAAGGCACCCTCGGCTCCCTGGTCGAACTGTACAAATTCATGGACGGGAGAAAATCCCTCGTGCAAGGCCGCGCCATCGGCATCAGCGACGGCTTTCTTGCCGGCTACGACCGGGTTTTGCGGTTGTCACCGGGCAGCGAGCACGAGATTCGCCAGGAGCTCAATAAATTTCTCATCGCGCGCACCAGCTACCTGCCCCGGGATAACGCGGCCTATGTCCCTGGAACCTCGCTCAAGGGCGCGCTGCGCACCGGCTGGCTCAACCATCTGCACGGCGGCGCGCAGAACAAGATCGAGGCGCGTCAAGCTCGGGATTTCGAGAAAAATCTTCTCGGCGGCAGCTTCGATGCCGACCCCATGCGCATGGTGAAGGTTTCCGACTTGCTGCCCGTGGGACAACCCAAAACGCTGATCCGTTTTGCCGTGAACAAGAAAAAGAAGCCGTCCAAGCACGAAGCCAAAGGTCCCCAGCAGATTCTCGAAGTCATCCATCCCGATCAGGATGCCGTTTTCGAGGGCATGATCAGCCTTCTGGCTCCCGAGAGAGGCGCCCGCATCACGCGCCCTGTTCCGAGCGGCGTGGAATTCTTTCGGCGGGCGACGGATTTCTTTGTCGCGGAATTAGCCTGTGAGGAAACGATGCTGCGCGGCATCAGCATCCCCGCGGAAATCCAGAAAAACATGCGGCAGAGCTTCGGCGAAGCCTTTCTCAAAAACGTCTTTCCCGTTCGTCTCGGCCGACACAGCGGAGCCGATGCCGTGACCATCAAGGGCCTGCGCGCCATTAGAATCATGGGCAAGAAGGGAGATCCGGCCAAAATCGGCTCAACACCTCTGACCACCTGGCTTGCGGGAGAGTCCCCCAAGGCTGAACGCGGCCTGCAACCCTTTGGCTGGGCCGCCCTGGAAATCCTTCCCGCGGACCTCGGCACGCCCTGGCGCGAGCGCATCGTGATCGAGCGCGCACCGGGGATTGTGGACACCCCCCTGCGCAATACCTCCGCAACGCCTCCCATTACTACCGAAATCCTCGTGTGGGAAAGTGCGGTGCTGATCTGGGCGCCCGGCAACGCAACATTGACCGCGGTCGGCGAAGACGGCAAAAAAGCCACAAAAAAACTAGCCGGCGACAGGGATCAGGTTCCTGCTGCCCTGCATAAGAGTCTCTTTGACAAGAAAAAAGCCACCCCGGCCAAGGTGACCGTCAGAAAAGAGGGCAACTTGTTTGAAATTGTTAAAATTGAAGAGAAGTAAGTAGCGTTGGCCGTTTGGCGCCGGACCTTCAGGTTTCGCTTTTTTCAATTTTGCATTACCATTTAAAAAAGTAATGCAAAAGGAGATTTTCACATGGCCATTACGACAAAGGTCACCTCCAAAGGCCAGATCACCTTGCCGAAAAGCGTCCGCGAGGCTCTAGGATCCGATGTGGTGGAGATCCGCGTGGAAGAGGGGCGCGTGCTGCTGTTCCCGGTGAAAAGTCAGGCAGGAGCCCTGCGCGACTATGCCCGGGAAGCAAGATCCATGAGCGAAATCCGCGAAGAGGTCTGGGGGGAGGTCGTCAAGGACCATGAGCGCTGAAATTCTCCCCGACACGAATGTGATTCTGCGCTATCTGCTCGGCGATGTTCCCGACCAGTTCACCAAGGCCGAAGCCTTCTTCGAGAAGGTTCGCACCGGCGCCGAGCGCGCCTTGCTGCTGGAGAGCGTGGTTGTGGAATGCGTCTACGTGCTGACCAGGTATTATCAGGTTCCCAAGGAGCGCGTTGTTGCAACCCTGACGGAACTCCTGCAGTACAAGGGTATCACCAATTCCGACAAGGACACCTTGGTCGCAGGCTTGCGGCTCTACGGCAACAATGCCCTGGATGTGGTTGATTGTTTGCTGCTTGCCCAGGCTCATGCGACCGGGCGGCGGGGGTTCTCTTTTGACAAAAAGCTTAAGCGCCAAGCCTTGAACCCTGACGCGCGCACCCCATGACCCAAAACCCGATTCCGCACCACGGCGGCCACCAAAACGCCGACCGCGAAAAGTTGCCGGCCGAGAACCACGTCTTCTTGCGGGTGCGCCGCGCTTAAACAATCAAGGAGTTTTCATGACCTCACCCAAAACCATGCTCGTCTCCGTCGGCGGCTCGCCCGAGCCGGTCATTTTCAGCCTCAACCAGCGCCGCCCCGAATATGTCATCTACTTTACCTCGCGTGCCTCGCGCAAGACGGTGCGTGAAAGCATCGAACCCGCGCTGGAGTATAAGCCCCGCGACCATGAGATCATCGTCACTCCCGACGAGGAAGACCTTGGTGCCTCGGTGGCCGAGCTGCTGCGCGAGGTGCCGCGCATTCTCGATCTTTGGGAGGTGAACTTTTCCGATGTGGTCGGCGACTACACCGGCGGCACCAAGACCATGTCGGCGGCTCTGGTGCTGGCCTTGGCCGAGCGCGGCTGCCCTTACAGCTACGTCGGCGGCAAGAGCCGCAGCAAGGAGGGCTTGGGCGTGGTGCTCAGCGGCCATGAAAAAATGCTCTTTCTCGACAACCCTTGGGATGCCTTGGCCGTTGGACCCTGTCGCGATGCCGCCTTGCTTTTCAACCGCTGTCGCTTCATGTCGGTACGCGATCTGGCCGCGCGAACCGCCGGGCGCACCGAACGCCACCGCCCCTTTTTCGAAGCGTTGCAACATCTGGCCGAGGCCTACTATGCCTGGGACAACTTTCACTACGGTCGCGCCCTGGGCGCGCTCAAGCGCGGCGAGAGCCTGTTGCGCGGCTACGCCTCGGCAAGCGCCAACAACGCTGTGCGCCGCTTTTACGCAAGCGTGGAAGCCAATCGCCCTCTGCTGGAAAGGGTGAATACTGAGGTCGACCTCCTGGTGAAAAGCACGCCGCGCAAAAAAGATCTCGATTCGCAACCATCTTGTGCATCGCCCCCGGTGCTCGTGATCGATCTGGTCGCCAACGCAGAGCGCCGCGCGACGATCGAATACAAATTCGATGACGCCGTCGCGCGGCTGTACAGCGCCATCGAAAAACTGGCCAAGCATCGCTTGCTGGTTGCTCACGGCATCGACAATTCCAATGTGGATCTCGCGCGGGTGCCTGAAGCGCGGCACGAAGACCTGAAAGCCTGCGTGAATCCGCGCGAAGATGGTAAGATTCAAATTCCCTTGCACAAAAGTTATGAATTGCTCCATGCCCTGGGCGATCCCCTCGGAAGCGCCTACAGCTCCTGCGAGGCTGAACTGCGCAAGGTGCTCGGTGTGCGCAACACATCCCTTCTGGCGCATGGGTTCACGCCGGTCAGCGAAGAAACCTATACCAAGCTGTTTGGGATCGCCCTGGTCTTCCTTGGACTCAAGGTCGATGAACTGCCGAAATTTCCGCTGCTCGATTTTGGCGGCGAAGGTCTCTGAGGCCGCGCGAGGAGATCAAATGAGCCAACACGACATCCACATCTGCATGGTCTCCGGGCAACCCCTGCCCAACCTGATCCCCGCGCTGAGCGGCGAGACCCGCCCGCGCATGGTCATTCTGCTGGTTTCTCCCGACATGAAAGAGCGCGGCGAACTATTGGGCGAAAACTTCGAAAAACTCGGCTGCAAGGTGGCGCGCGTCGAAATCGACCCCTATCGCATCGACAAGATCCGCGCGACTCTTCTGGAGGTGGCGGTTCAATACGAGGCGACCGATCTGGTGCTCAACGCCACGGCCGGCACCAAGGTCATGGCCATGGGTGCCTACGATGTCTTTCGCGAGCTCGGCAAGCCCGCCTTTTATGTCGATACCGACAACAACCAACTCATCAGCTTGCTTCCCGAAGGCGGCGTGCACCCCCTGGGCGACGTGGTCAAGGTCAAGACCTACCTGAGCGCCTACGGCTACGACATCAAAGACAAGGGCGATTGCCAAATTCGCGTCGAGCGCCAACAGCTCTGCGAGCATCTGGTCGGCCATGCCGCCCGCTACGCCAATGCGCTCAGGGTTCTCAATGCCTGCGCCGCAGCGGCGGAAAAAAAAGATCCGCCCTGGGCCAAGCTTGAAGACCGGCATCAGGGTTTTTCCGAACTGCGCGAGCTTCTCGACCTCTTCGCTGAGGCGCAGCTCATTCACCAGTCTCACGGCAAGCTCTACTTCTCCGACGAGAGCGCCCGCCGTTTTGCAGGCGGCGGCTGGCTTGAGGACTACGTGGTGAAATGCGTCAACCGCCTCAAGGGAAAAAACATCGTTCACGACCACCTCAACAACGTCGTGGTTGAGACCCGCGCCGGTGTGCGCAACGAGATCGATCTTGCGTTCACCGCCCGCAACCGCCTGCATCTCATCGAATGCAAAAGTGGGCGCCTCAGTGAGAAGGAGGGCAAGGAAAACCGTGCCGACGGTGTTGCGTACAAGCTCGACAACCTGCGCGATCTGATGGGAGGCACCTACGGCAAGGCCATGCTGGTGAGTTTTCAAAAACTTGAGCCGAT is a window encoding:
- the csm3 gene encoding type III-A CRISPR-associated RAMP protein Csm3, whose protein sequence is MKLHKICSYTGKIILKSGLHIDSGDMEMHIGGTDRVVIKHPHKLEPYIPGSSLKGKTRALLELESGFMAFTGGSPLSPKNLGQALNDKMRAKGEAIVKFFGTGGSELDETSNFGPTRVSFADSYLNDAWKKKAKDNRWPLTEVKSENSINRINGTAQNPRFIERVPEGTEFDFSISFKVLFEGEDKLFEDLLFKGLKLVELDALGGSGSRGYGRVAFQFAEQEIQARFAACNPF
- the csm4 gene encoding type III-A CRISPR-associated RAMP protein Csm4; this translates as MKTLCMTIEPLSAFGTPLKGDTLFGQFCWQAAYDETLLSVPFSEALAMYATRPFAVFSSAFPALPEGGIALPRPQSPLELLFDLSDLGRDERIGERKKLKKKKWLLCHRDRSLPNLRAARYLSDEEFAEAAGLDTQGAPISEFLHSHNSINRLSGTTGEGFAPYATRVDVHAPGLKLALFVGHDPTVLSQDALVRGLERIGALGFGRDASTGLGRFRVCDCRPAELARLGAAQPNALYTLAPCVPDMALYLDALFTPFTRFGRHGDHLATSGKPFKNPVIMADEGALFFPKDLAAALEYPYLGKALGGLSKIQEGTVGQGYALYLPVGLEVAQ
- a CDS encoding RAMP superfamily CRISPR-associated protein, with amino-acid sequence MSSHAQKSFKVRLHALSPLHIGCDDAYEPTGFVVDRAGKQLIAFDPIDFVQSLDSADRRTFLNICEKGTLGSLVELYKFMDGRKSLVQGRAIGISDGFLAGYDRVLRLSPGSEHEIRQELNKFLIARTSYLPRDNAAYVPGTSLKGALRTGWLNHLHGGAQNKIEARQARDFEKNLLGGSFDADPMRMVKVSDLLPVGQPKTLIRFAVNKKKKPSKHEAKGPQQILEVIHPDQDAVFEGMISLLAPERGARITRPVPSGVEFFRRATDFFVAELACEETMLRGISIPAEIQKNMRQSFGEAFLKNVFPVRLGRHSGADAVTIKGLRAIRIMGKKGDPAKIGSTPLTTWLAGESPKAERGLQPFGWAALEILPADLGTPWRERIVIERAPGIVDTPLRNTSATPPITTEILVWESAVLIWAPGNATLTAVGEDGKKATKKLAGDRDQVPAALHKSLFDKKKATPAKVTVRKEGNLFEIVKIEEK
- a CDS encoding AbrB/MazE/SpoVT family DNA-binding domain-containing protein gives rise to the protein MAITTKVTSKGQITLPKSVREALGSDVVEIRVEEGRVLLFPVKSQAGALRDYAREARSMSEIREEVWGEVVKDHER
- a CDS encoding PIN domain-containing protein encodes the protein MSAEILPDTNVILRYLLGDVPDQFTKAEAFFEKVRTGAERALLLESVVVECVYVLTRYYQVPKERVVATLTELLQYKGITNSDKDTLVAGLRLYGNNALDVVDCLLLAQAHATGRRGFSFDKKLKRQALNPDARTP
- a CDS encoding TIGR02710 family CRISPR-associated CARF protein, coding for MTSPKTMLVSVGGSPEPVIFSLNQRRPEYVIYFTSRASRKTVRESIEPALEYKPRDHEIIVTPDEEDLGASVAELLREVPRILDLWEVNFSDVVGDYTGGTKTMSAALVLALAERGCPYSYVGGKSRSKEGLGVVLSGHEKMLFLDNPWDALAVGPCRDAALLFNRCRFMSVRDLAARTAGRTERHRPFFEALQHLAEAYYAWDNFHYGRALGALKRGESLLRGYASASANNAVRRFYASVEANRPLLERVNTEVDLLVKSTPRKKDLDSQPSCASPPVLVIDLVANAERRATIEYKFDDAVARLYSAIEKLAKHRLLVAHGIDNSNVDLARVPEARHEDLKACVNPREDGKIQIPLHKSYELLHALGDPLGSAYSSCEAELRKVLGVRNTSLLAHGFTPVSEETYTKLFGIALVFLGLKVDELPKFPLLDFGGEGL
- a CDS encoding Card1-like endonuclease domain-containing protein, which produces MSQHDIHICMVSGQPLPNLIPALSGETRPRMVILLVSPDMKERGELLGENFEKLGCKVARVEIDPYRIDKIRATLLEVAVQYEATDLVLNATAGTKVMAMGAYDVFRELGKPAFYVDTDNNQLISLLPEGGVHPLGDVVKVKTYLSAYGYDIKDKGDCQIRVERQQLCEHLVGHAARYANALRVLNACAAAAEKKDPPWAKLEDRHQGFSELRELLDLFAEAQLIHQSHGKLYFSDESARRFAGGGWLEDYVVKCVNRLKGKNIVHDHLNNVVVETRAGVRNEIDLAFTARNRLHLIECKSGRLSEKEGKENRADGVAYKLDNLRDLMGGTYGKAMLVSFQKLEPIDRSRCAENRIEVVESAELPRLEEIIEKWIEGRRGPRRKMAKNL